The following proteins are encoded in a genomic region of Spirosoma sp. SC4-14:
- a CDS encoding nucleoside hydrolase has translation MLTNRRKFIETFSIGTASVLLPIGTFASVKETLNKADSAKRIILDSDTATDDALAVLMAVTSPKLKVEAITITCGNVGFEQQTKNALYTLEMAGKSGQIPVYQGSARPLVRQVHGNATYVHGSDGMSDAHFPDPKQKPEKEHAVDAIIRLVNANPGELSLVAIGPLTNVALAILKDPSIVKKVKELYFMGGFYKFYGNINPGATYNAWVDPEAARVVFQSGIPITTVGFDVSVKSSVFTDADYEKVETLGTKYADFFLKINRIRRMYCKEHQKMNGSNHPDAITIAAVIDPTIVTEKITRFVDVETRGELTLGALAIDELGVWGKPPNTTICVEADEARFKKMVFDTLRMS, from the coding sequence ATGCTCACAAACAGACGCAAATTCATAGAAACATTTTCGATTGGTACGGCCTCCGTCTTACTACCCATTGGAACGTTTGCGTCTGTAAAAGAAACATTGAATAAAGCTGATTCTGCAAAACGAATTATTTTGGATAGCGATACCGCTACCGACGATGCACTGGCGGTTTTGATGGCAGTAACATCGCCAAAACTGAAAGTCGAAGCCATAACTATTACCTGTGGTAACGTAGGGTTTGAGCAGCAGACAAAAAATGCGCTTTACACGCTGGAAATGGCCGGAAAATCAGGGCAAATTCCGGTTTATCAGGGATCGGCGCGGCCGTTGGTTCGGCAGGTACACGGCAATGCAACCTACGTACACGGAAGCGACGGCATGAGTGATGCTCATTTTCCCGATCCAAAACAGAAGCCAGAAAAAGAGCATGCCGTGGATGCCATCATTCGATTGGTCAATGCCAATCCCGGCGAGCTATCTCTTGTGGCCATTGGTCCGTTGACCAACGTAGCACTGGCCATTTTGAAAGACCCTTCCATCGTGAAGAAAGTAAAAGAACTGTATTTCATGGGGGGATTTTACAAGTTCTACGGGAATATAAATCCGGGGGCTACCTACAATGCCTGGGTCGATCCTGAGGCTGCTCGGGTAGTGTTTCAGTCGGGGATTCCAATTACAACCGTCGGGTTTGATGTAAGTGTAAAGAGTTCGGTATTTACCGATGCTGATTACGAGAAAGTGGAAACGTTAGGGACGAAATATGCTGATTTCTTTCTGAAAATCAACCGTATTCGTCGGATGTATTGCAAGGAGCATCAGAAAATGAATGGCTCGAATCACCCCGATGCCATCACCATTGCCGCTGTAATTGACCCCACTATCGTTACAGAAAAAATAACCCGGTTTGTGGATGTCGAAACCCGGGGAGAACTGACCCTTGGAGCGCTGGCGATTGATGAATTGGGGGTGTGGGGTAAGCCCCCAAACACCACCATCTGTGTGGAAGCCGACGAAGCCAGGTTCAAGAAAATGGTCTTCGATACATTGAGAATGAGCTAA
- a CDS encoding glycoside hydrolase family 88 protein, translating to MKRYLLSVFTLVTMSAVAQTPIDVDKEFAFATQQYERMLQTHPDTTKFPQSTNPDGSIRDMKSDWWCSGFFGGSLWFIYERTKNPTWKDAAQKWTMAVAKEQYNTGTHDLGFMIYCPFGNGYKLTKNEAYVPIMLTGAKSLSTRFDPKVGLIKSWNKFQEYSYPVIIDNMMNLEFLFWAARKSGNKEFQNIAITHADNTLRNHFRPDYSSYHVICYNPDGTVAAKKTAQGAADGSAWARGQAWGLYGYTVMYRETKDKKYLDQARHIADFYLNHPNLPADKIPYWDFNAPNIPNEERDASAGAIAASALLELSTYGGPSAKTYYQSAVQMLQSLAGPAYKATLGENNNFILKHSVGHKPGKSEVDTPLIYADYYYLEGLLRYDALRKKHGAKS from the coding sequence ATGAAACGGTATTTGCTTAGTGTTTTTACCCTCGTTACGATGTCGGCCGTTGCGCAGACACCGATCGATGTCGACAAAGAGTTTGCTTTTGCGACTCAGCAGTATGAACGAATGCTGCAAACGCACCCCGACACAACCAAATTTCCACAATCGACCAATCCCGATGGTAGCATCCGCGATATGAAGTCCGACTGGTGGTGCAGCGGTTTTTTTGGTGGCTCGCTCTGGTTCATTTATGAACGCACGAAAAATCCGACCTGGAAAGACGCGGCTCAAAAGTGGACAATGGCGGTGGCAAAAGAGCAATACAATACGGGCACGCACGATCTGGGTTTTATGATCTACTGCCCATTTGGCAATGGCTATAAGCTTACGAAAAACGAAGCTTATGTGCCTATTATGCTAACAGGTGCCAAGTCGTTGTCGACCCGGTTCGACCCAAAGGTTGGCCTGATCAAATCCTGGAACAAGTTTCAGGAGTATTCCTACCCAGTAATCATCGACAACATGATGAATCTGGAGTTTTTGTTCTGGGCCGCCCGTAAATCAGGAAATAAAGAGTTTCAAAACATCGCCATTACTCATGCCGACAACACGCTCAGGAACCATTTCCGCCCCGACTATAGCAGCTACCATGTGATTTGTTATAACCCCGATGGAACGGTAGCCGCCAAAAAAACGGCTCAGGGAGCAGCCGACGGCTCAGCATGGGCACGCGGCCAGGCTTGGGGGTTGTATGGCTATACCGTTATGTATCGCGAAACAAAGGATAAAAAGTATCTGGATCAGGCCCGGCACATCGCCGATTTTTACCTGAATCACCCAAATCTACCCGCCGACAAAATTCCGTACTGGGATTTCAATGCGCCCAATATTCCAAACGAAGAACGCGATGCGTCGGCAGGTGCCATTGCCGCATCGGCGCTGCTCGAATTATCGACTTATGGCGGCCCATCGGCTAAAACCTACTATCAGTCGGCAGTACAAATGTTACAAAGCCTCGCGGGGCCAGCTTATAAAGCAACGCTGGGCGAGAACAATAACTTCATTCTCAAGCATAGCGTTGGCCATAAACCCGGAAAAAGCGAAGTGGATACCCCATTAATCTACGCTGACTATTATTATCTGGAAGGGCTGCTGCGGTACGATGCGTTACGGAAAAAGCACGGAGCTAAGTCATAA
- the kduI gene encoding 5-dehydro-4-deoxy-D-glucuronate isomerase translates to MQVRYAVGPNETRRFSTDELREHFLIETLFSPDTIQLCYSHFDRVIVGGVMPVSSPVALKTYDELKSNYFLERRELGIINVGGTGIIAVDGQLYELAKLDCLYIGRGSQEVTFSSQQADAPALFYLLSAPAHTTYPTRKAAQADVFSAPMGSKEAANERVIYRYIHRDGIPSCQLVMGLTILKPGSVWNTMPSHVHDRRMEAYFYFDLDPAHRIVHLMGQPTETRHLMVANHQAIVSPPWSIHSGCGTSNYSFIWGMAGENMDYADMDMIAINDLR, encoded by the coding sequence ATGCAGGTACGCTATGCTGTTGGTCCGAACGAAACACGTCGGTTTAGCACCGATGAGCTTCGTGAGCATTTTTTGATCGAAACGCTCTTTTCCCCCGATACAATACAACTTTGCTACAGCCATTTCGATCGCGTTATTGTGGGTGGTGTTATGCCGGTAAGTTCGCCGGTTGCGCTAAAAACGTACGACGAACTTAAAAGCAATTACTTTCTGGAACGGCGAGAGCTGGGCATAATCAATGTGGGAGGCACTGGAATTATCGCGGTAGATGGGCAGTTGTATGAACTCGCTAAGTTGGATTGCCTCTATATCGGCCGGGGTAGTCAGGAGGTAACATTTAGCAGTCAGCAAGCAGATGCTCCCGCCTTGTTTTATCTGTTGTCGGCTCCGGCTCATACCACTTATCCAACCCGAAAGGCAGCCCAGGCCGACGTTTTTTCGGCACCAATGGGTTCAAAGGAAGCGGCTAATGAGCGAGTCATTTACCGCTATATCCATCGCGATGGTATACCGAGTTGCCAATTAGTTATGGGGCTTACCATTCTGAAGCCCGGAAGTGTCTGGAATACGATGCCTTCGCACGTACACGACCGACGCATGGAAGCTTATTTTTATTTTGATCTTGACCCCGCCCATCGCATTGTACATCTGATGGGTCAGCCAACCGAAACCCGGCATCTGATGGTGGCCAATCATCAGGCTATTGTGTCGCCCCCCTGGTCTATCCATTCAGGCTGTGGCACCTCCAATTATTCGTTTATCTGGGGAATGGCGGGCGAAAATATGGACTATGCCGATATGGATATGATCGCAATCAATGACTTACGTTAG
- a CDS encoding nitrilase-related carbon-nitrogen hydrolase, protein MPRLIKSGLIQMSLPKTEGEGTIDEIKEAMVQKHIPLIEEAGQKGVQILCLQEIFNTPYFCPGQDSAWYASAESVPGPTTERMAEYAKKYNMVMIVPVYEKEQAGVLYNTAAVIDADGTYLGKYRKNHIPHTSGFWEKFFFKPGNLGYPVFQTRYAKIGVYICYDRHFPDGARCLGLNGAEIVYNPSATVAGLSQYLWKLEQPAHAAANGYFMGCINRVGEEKPWNLGRFYGTSYFVDPRGQIFAQASEDKDELLIAEFDLDMIDEVRSVWQFFRDRRPETYKELVEL, encoded by the coding sequence ATGCCAAGACTAATTAAATCGGGATTGATCCAGATGAGCCTGCCGAAGACCGAAGGCGAAGGCACGATTGACGAAATTAAAGAAGCGATGGTGCAGAAGCACATACCGCTCATTGAAGAGGCCGGTCAGAAGGGCGTGCAGATTTTATGTTTGCAGGAAATTTTTAATACACCCTATTTCTGTCCGGGGCAAGATAGTGCCTGGTATGCTTCGGCCGAATCAGTTCCTGGTCCTACCACTGAGCGGATGGCTGAATATGCTAAAAAGTACAATATGGTGATGATTGTTCCGGTTTACGAAAAGGAGCAGGCTGGCGTATTGTACAACACCGCTGCTGTTATCGATGCGGATGGTACGTATCTGGGCAAATACCGCAAGAACCATATCCCGCATACATCGGGTTTCTGGGAGAAATTTTTCTTCAAACCCGGCAATCTGGGCTACCCGGTCTTCCAGACTCGCTATGCCAAAATCGGCGTTTACATCTGCTACGACCGCCATTTCCCCGATGGGGCCCGGTGTCTTGGCCTGAACGGTGCCGAAATCGTGTACAATCCGTCGGCAACGGTAGCCGGACTATCGCAATACCTCTGGAAGCTCGAACAACCGGCTCATGCAGCCGCCAATGGTTATTTTATGGGCTGCATCAACCGCGTCGGTGAAGAAAAGCCCTGGAATCTGGGTCGGTTCTACGGTACTTCCTATTTCGTGGACCCACGCGGTCAAATCTTCGCCCAGGCTTCGGAAGATAAAGACGAACTCCTCATTGCCGAATTTGACCTCGACATGATCGACGAAGTACGCAGCGTCTGGCAGTTCTTCCGCGACCGCCGACCCGAGACGTATAAGGAATTGGTAGAACTGTAA
- a CDS encoding NCS1 family nucleobase:cation symporter-1 produces the protein METVDESSALYSEDLAPIPASKRTWGTWNYAALWISMSLCIPTYMMASSLIEGGMNWWQAILTIFLGNTIVLVPMILNGHAGAKYGIPFPVLARASFGTSGANIPAMLRAIVACGWFGIQTWLGGFSLYQMLRLWIPSLETLPGIFPASFGLQTGPAICFLLFWLLNMYVVYLGVESIKKLLIFKAFFLPVAALALLWWAISAGNGLGPILQQSSKFADSSAFFAFFFPALTGMVGFWATLSLNIPDFTRYATSQQAQIKGQAIGLPPSMTLFSFIGVVVTSATTIIYGTTIWDPLILAGKFENKLLVSIAMISVAISTLATNIAANIVSPANDFANLAPSKIDFRKGGYITGLIGILIFPWKLIADPTGFIFTWLVGYSSLLGPVGGIMIADYFFLRKQKLVLTDLYSTTGIYSFKNGFNSSAVIALLAGIIPNIPGFLTTIQAIPADSVPTWISQLYNYAWFVGFFLSGGVYLGLMRSSFSTAKNAEVFAKSA, from the coding sequence ATGGAAACCGTAGACGAATCATCGGCGCTTTATAGTGAAGATCTGGCCCCCATTCCGGCATCGAAACGGACATGGGGAACCTGGAATTATGCGGCCTTATGGATTAGTATGAGTCTGTGTATTCCCACGTATATGATGGCCAGTTCGCTCATTGAAGGCGGGATGAACTGGTGGCAGGCCATTCTGACCATTTTTCTGGGAAATACCATTGTCCTGGTTCCGATGATTCTGAACGGTCATGCCGGGGCTAAATACGGCATCCCCTTTCCGGTGCTGGCACGAGCCAGCTTTGGTACTAGTGGAGCAAATATACCAGCAATGCTACGTGCCATTGTAGCCTGTGGCTGGTTCGGTATTCAGACCTGGCTTGGTGGTTTTTCGTTATACCAGATGCTTCGGTTGTGGATTCCATCGCTGGAGACATTGCCCGGCATATTTCCGGCTTCGTTTGGTTTGCAAACGGGACCAGCCATTTGTTTTCTGTTGTTCTGGCTGCTGAACATGTATGTCGTTTATCTGGGTGTCGAAAGCATTAAGAAGCTTCTCATTTTCAAAGCGTTCTTTCTGCCAGTTGCTGCTCTTGCCTTGCTCTGGTGGGCCATATCGGCCGGAAATGGATTAGGACCCATCCTTCAGCAGTCGTCCAAATTTGCCGATTCATCGGCGTTCTTTGCGTTTTTCTTTCCGGCCTTAACCGGGATGGTAGGCTTCTGGGCAACACTCTCGCTGAACATTCCCGATTTTACCCGGTATGCTACCAGCCAGCAAGCGCAGATCAAAGGGCAGGCCATTGGCTTACCACCGTCTATGACCTTGTTTTCGTTCATAGGGGTAGTCGTTACCTCGGCTACGACAATCATCTATGGGACTACGATCTGGGACCCGCTGATTTTGGCCGGAAAATTTGAAAACAAACTACTGGTCAGCATAGCCATGATCTCGGTGGCAATCTCCACATTGGCCACCAATATTGCTGCTAACATTGTCAGTCCCGCCAATGATTTTGCCAACCTGGCACCATCAAAAATTGATTTTCGAAAGGGGGGATACATTACAGGACTGATCGGTATACTGATCTTCCCCTGGAAATTAATTGCCGACCCCACAGGCTTCATTTTTACGTGGCTGGTTGGGTATTCCAGTCTGCTCGGGCCGGTGGGTGGTATCATGATCGCCGACTATTTCTTCCTACGGAAACAGAAACTGGTGTTGACCGACCTCTATAGCACGACCGGGATTTATAGTTTCAAAAATGGATTTAATTCATCGGCCGTCATTGCGCTGCTGGCGGGTATTATCCCGAACATTCCTGGTTTTCTGACGACTATCCAGGCCATTCCGGCCGACAGTGTACCGACCTGGATTTCACAGCTATATAACTATGCCTGGTTCGTCGGCTTTTTCCTGAGCGGTGGTGTCTATCTGGGATTGATGCGGAGTAGTTTCTCAACCGCAAAGAACGCAGAGGTTTTCGCAAAGAGCGCATAA
- the hydA gene encoding dihydropyrimidinase: MSILIKNGRVITAAEDYVADIFIEGETISAIGKNLPIQADTVIDASGKLVFPGGIDPHVHLSMPFMGTFSSDTYETGTRAALFGGTTTVIDFVLQKQGYSLKEALADWNSRARGTAVGDYSFHMAVTDFTDESKSEIKDMVENEGITSFKTFMAYKGALMINDSQMVGLMQEVKKQGGMVTVHATNGDMIDYLIAKHRSEGKLSPLYHYLSQPEVTEAEASCRFTDLADYTGCPGYIVHMTCEGALNGVRNATRRNQKVFAETCIQYLILDASLYEQNFEGAKWVMSPPLREKKDQQALWAGINQGLVQVVATDHCPFMWEQKLMGKDDFSKIPNGHPAIENRMELLYSEGVNKGKITLNKYVEVACTNPAKIFGMFPKKGTIGIGSDADIVIFDPNEKHTLSAKTHHMNVDYSGYEGWELTGKVKTVLLRGTVAIDDNKCLIDKGFGQFIKRNKVSNKI, encoded by the coding sequence ATGTCAATACTTATTAAAAACGGTCGGGTTATTACGGCGGCTGAGGATTACGTTGCGGATATTTTTATTGAGGGTGAAACGATCTCGGCCATCGGTAAGAATTTACCCATTCAGGCCGATACGGTGATCGATGCGTCGGGAAAACTAGTTTTCCCGGGTGGTATCGACCCGCATGTACACTTGTCGATGCCGTTTATGGGTACCTTTTCGAGCGATACGTATGAAACCGGAACGCGGGCGGCATTATTTGGTGGAACAACGACTGTCATTGATTTTGTGCTGCAAAAACAGGGGTATTCACTGAAAGAAGCCCTCGCCGACTGGAATTCCCGGGCCCGTGGCACGGCCGTTGGCGACTACAGTTTTCACATGGCTGTCACCGATTTCACCGATGAGTCGAAGTCCGAAATCAAGGATATGGTTGAGAACGAGGGGATTACCTCGTTCAAAACGTTCATGGCTTATAAAGGGGCTTTGATGATCAACGACAGCCAGATGGTTGGCCTGATGCAGGAGGTGAAAAAGCAGGGCGGCATGGTAACGGTTCATGCGACCAACGGCGATATGATCGATTACCTGATTGCCAAACATCGGTCGGAGGGCAAACTATCTCCGCTTTACCATTATCTCTCACAGCCTGAAGTGACCGAAGCGGAAGCAAGCTGCCGCTTTACCGATCTGGCCGATTACACCGGCTGTCCGGGCTACATCGTACACATGACCTGTGAGGGAGCGTTGAATGGCGTTCGGAATGCTACCCGACGTAACCAGAAAGTTTTTGCCGAAACCTGTATTCAATACCTGATTCTGGATGCGTCATTGTACGAGCAGAATTTTGAGGGGGCAAAGTGGGTGATGAGTCCGCCCTTGCGGGAGAAAAAAGACCAGCAGGCGCTCTGGGCTGGTATCAATCAGGGATTGGTGCAGGTAGTCGCAACCGATCACTGCCCGTTTATGTGGGAACAGAAACTGATGGGCAAGGATGATTTCTCGAAGATTCCGAATGGGCACCCGGCTATCGAAAATCGCATGGAGTTATTGTACAGTGAGGGCGTAAACAAAGGCAAAATCACGCTAAACAAGTACGTAGAAGTAGCTTGTACGAACCCGGCCAAAATCTTCGGTATGTTCCCTAAAAAAGGAACCATCGGAATCGGCAGCGATGCCGATATTGTGATTTTTGACCCGAACGAAAAGCATACCTTGTCGGCCAAAACCCACCACATGAACGTTGACTACTCTGGCTACGAAGGCTGGGAACTAACCGGCAAAGTCAAGACCGTTCTGCTACGCGGCACCGTCGCTATTGACGACAATAAATGCCTGATCGACAAAGGCTTCGGTCAATTTATAAAACGAAATAAAGTAAGTAATAAAATCTAA
- a CDS encoding Lrp/AsnC family transcriptional regulator: MEKNSSILDDLDFSILSCLQKDGRMSFTEIAEQLNVSVGTARTRLNRLIEEGIISIVGRVDPEKVGFRAYAHVAVYVRPATLKEEIAQTISRMPEVSFLASTSGDYDLEVDVMCPTNHHLVEFINEISKIEGVYQTKTTLYFKVYKYAQPDLNLLKN; the protein is encoded by the coding sequence ATGGAAAAGAATAGTAGCATACTGGATGATCTCGATTTTTCTATCTTATCCTGTTTGCAGAAAGATGGTCGAATGTCATTTACCGAAATTGCCGAACAGTTGAATGTATCCGTCGGTACGGCACGCACTCGGCTAAATCGGTTGATTGAGGAAGGTATAATTAGTATAGTAGGGCGTGTTGACCCCGAAAAAGTGGGTTTCCGAGCCTATGCGCATGTAGCCGTATATGTACGACCCGCAACGTTGAAGGAAGAGATAGCTCAGACAATATCCAGGATGCCCGAAGTTAGTTTTCTGGCCAGCACATCCGGTGACTATGATCTGGAAGTAGATGTAATGTGCCCTACCAACCACCACCTGGTCGAATTCATTAACGAAATTTCAAAGATAGAAGGGGTTTACCAGACCAAAACGACGCTGTATTTCAAAGTGTATAAGTACGCCCAGCCCGATCTGAATCTGCTCAAAAACTAA
- a CDS encoding CoA-acylating methylmalonate-semialdehyde dehydrogenase produces MKYLPVQNYIDGDFVSASANRLLDVISPVDGSHLSTVPLSTSADLDKAVQAASAAFPIWSRTTIKERVQVFFRYKALLEKNIKELALLVQEENGKTYEEAVAEIEKGVELAEFACSLPQLIPGEVLEVSKGVECRTEHVPLGVVASIVPFNFPSMVPNWTIPNAIALGNCMILKPSEKVPLSVGRLAGLLQEAGLPKGVFNIVHGDSEVVNAICDHPAIEAVSFVGSTKIAKLVYQRATSNFKRCLALGGAKNHLIVLPDAIPGMTAQNITASMAGCAGQRCMAASAMVAVGPVDHIIEKLCEEAQKVVPGKNLGAVINRASKERIERYITEAEQQGAKVLVDGRNPKVEGKEKGTYVGPTVIDFVKPDMAIAQEEIFGPVISIMRTNTVDEALAIENANPYGNAAAVFTQNGGMARYVMDKASAGMVGVNVGVPVPREPFSFGGWNESRFGVGDITGKSSIEFWTKLRKTTTKWNPEAGINWMS; encoded by the coding sequence ATGAAATATTTGCCCGTTCAAAATTATATAGATGGAGACTTTGTCAGTGCTTCTGCCAACCGCCTGCTCGACGTTATTTCGCCTGTAGATGGCTCCCATCTGTCGACAGTTCCACTATCAACAAGTGCTGATCTGGATAAAGCAGTACAAGCGGCCAGCGCTGCCTTCCCGATCTGGAGCCGAACCACTATAAAAGAGCGGGTACAGGTCTTTTTTCGATATAAGGCGCTGTTAGAAAAGAATATAAAAGAACTGGCTTTGCTGGTGCAGGAAGAGAATGGCAAAACCTACGAGGAGGCTGTTGCAGAAATTGAAAAAGGAGTGGAGTTGGCGGAGTTTGCCTGTTCGCTTCCGCAGTTAATTCCTGGCGAAGTTCTCGAAGTGAGCAAAGGCGTAGAGTGCCGAACCGAGCACGTACCGTTGGGAGTGGTGGCCAGTATTGTGCCGTTTAATTTCCCGAGCATGGTGCCGAACTGGACAATTCCCAATGCTATAGCCCTCGGAAACTGTATGATACTAAAACCGTCGGAAAAAGTGCCGCTGAGTGTTGGCCGACTGGCGGGGTTGTTGCAGGAAGCGGGCTTACCCAAAGGTGTATTCAACATTGTTCATGGTGATAGTGAAGTAGTGAACGCTATTTGCGACCACCCTGCCATTGAAGCGGTTTCGTTTGTTGGTTCCACGAAAATTGCCAAACTGGTATATCAGCGGGCAACGAGCAATTTCAAACGGTGTCTGGCGCTTGGTGGAGCAAAAAACCACCTGATTGTGCTGCCCGATGCCATTCCGGGCATGACAGCCCAAAATATTACCGCATCGATGGCGGGTTGTGCCGGACAGCGTTGCATGGCTGCTTCGGCAATGGTGGCTGTCGGTCCGGTTGACCATATCATCGAAAAATTGTGTGAAGAAGCGCAGAAAGTGGTACCCGGTAAAAATCTGGGTGCTGTCATCAATCGGGCATCGAAAGAGCGAATCGAGCGATACATTACCGAAGCCGAACAACAGGGGGCCAAAGTGTTGGTGGATGGCCGGAACCCCAAAGTAGAAGGTAAGGAAAAGGGTACGTATGTTGGTCCTACGGTTATCGACTTTGTGAAACCCGACATGGCTATTGCGCAGGAAGAAATATTCGGACCGGTAATCAGTATTATGCGGACGAATACAGTTGACGAAGCGCTGGCCATTGAAAATGCGAATCCCTACGGAAATGCGGCAGCGGTTTTCACCCAAAACGGCGGTATGGCACGCTACGTCATGGATAAAGCCAGTGCCGGTATGGTGGGTGTCAACGTAGGTGTGCCCGTTCCGCGTGAACCGTTCTCTTTTGGCGGCTGGAACGAAAGCCGTTTCGGTGTTGGCGACATTACGGGCAAAAGCTCTATTGAATTCTGGACAAAACTTAGAAAAACAACAACAAAATGGAACCCCGAAGCGGGAATTAACTGGATGAGTTAA
- a CDS encoding aminotransferase class III-fold pyridoxal phosphate-dependent enzyme produces the protein MLDTISLTETEEILQENFDSTVFVWSKQKGISPIAVKYAKGVYLYDYDDKRYIDFSSGLMNVNIGHGNQRVTEAVVRQMQEVSYVTPYCVTKVRGELGKKLAEICPGDLNKAYFTLCGATSIEAAIKLARSYTGRHKIISRYQSYHGATYGALSVGGDPRKLPDDSQQSPNFVHVDIPYRYRWNHDEASMLADSVAQLERIISYEGPGNVAGILLEGESGTSGCLQYPVGYLKAVREICDKYGILLIIDEVMSGFGRTGKWFGFENHGIVPDMVTMAKGITAGYLPFGCLMVTDKIAAKYNDTVLATGMTYNAHPVSCAAALETIKIYEDENLIENAAEMGRYVAGQAELMKQKHPCIGDFRTTGLLGCFEIVRNRETREPMAPFNAKPDEMAVMSKVGAKLKELGMYTFVRWSYVFVAPPLCVTKEQIDEGLAIISEALKIADEYVS, from the coding sequence ATGCTAGATACAATCTCACTTACTGAAACAGAAGAAATTCTACAAGAGAATTTTGATTCGACCGTGTTTGTCTGGAGTAAACAAAAAGGGATTTCTCCTATTGCGGTCAAATACGCGAAAGGAGTTTATCTGTACGATTACGACGATAAACGGTATATCGACTTTTCGTCGGGGCTAATGAACGTCAATATCGGTCATGGTAATCAGCGGGTTACAGAAGCCGTTGTTCGGCAAATGCAGGAAGTGAGTTATGTGACGCCCTACTGTGTGACGAAAGTGCGGGGTGAATTAGGTAAGAAACTTGCCGAAATCTGTCCTGGCGATCTAAACAAGGCTTATTTCACACTTTGTGGGGCAACTTCAATTGAAGCTGCCATCAAACTGGCGCGATCATACACCGGGCGGCATAAAATTATTAGCCGTTACCAATCCTACCATGGCGCTACTTACGGTGCTCTGTCGGTTGGTGGAGACCCTCGTAAACTACCCGACGATTCTCAGCAGTCGCCCAACTTTGTTCATGTCGATATTCCGTATCGGTACCGATGGAATCATGATGAAGCCAGTATGTTAGCCGATTCTGTAGCGCAGCTTGAACGAATCATTTCGTATGAAGGACCCGGAAATGTAGCGGGCATTTTGCTGGAAGGGGAGTCGGGTACATCGGGTTGTTTGCAATATCCGGTTGGTTATTTAAAAGCCGTTCGCGAGATCTGCGACAAGTACGGTATTTTGCTCATTATCGATGAAGTAATGAGTGGTTTTGGCCGGACAGGCAAGTGGTTTGGATTTGAAAATCATGGCATTGTGCCCGACATGGTGACGATGGCCAAAGGTATTACGGCTGGTTATCTGCCATTTGGGTGCCTGATGGTTACGGATAAAATTGCGGCCAAATACAACGATACTGTTCTGGCTACGGGCATGACCTATAATGCACATCCGGTTAGTTGTGCGGCTGCACTGGAAACCATCAAAATTTATGAAGATGAGAATCTGATTGAAAATGCGGCTGAAATGGGGCGCTACGTTGCCGGGCAGGCTGAGCTAATGAAACAGAAACATCCCTGCATCGGCGATTTCAGAACGACAGGTTTGCTGGGCTGTTTTGAGATTGTCAGGAATCGGGAAACCCGCGAACCTATGGCCCCTTTCAACGCAAAACCTGATGAAATGGCGGTCATGAGCAAAGTCGGAGCCAAACTCAAAGAGTTAGGCATGTATACCTTCGTTCGCTGGAGTTATGTGTTTGTGGCTCCTCCGCTCTGCGTAACAAAAGAACAAATCGACGAAGGGTTAGCCATCATCAGCGAGGCCCTGAAAATTGCCGATGAATATGTCAGTTAA